In Paracoccus aminophilus JCM 7686, a single window of DNA contains:
- the mutL gene encoding DNA mismatch repair endonuclease MutL yields MKSETPQIRPVIRQLDESAANRIAAGEVVERPASAVKELVENALDAGASRIGVAISKGGKALIRVSDDGWGMTGADLPLALSRHATSKIDGSDLLDIRSFGFRGEALPSLGAVGRLTITSRAEGHDAAQITVAGGRGGEVRPAAGNRGTVVELRDLFFATPARLKFMRSDRAETQAVIETIRRLAMAEPYVAFTLTDEDEGRVLFRADAEQGELFGALQTRLERVMGRDFIDNALPIDATRDALTLTGFAALPTYSRGTAVAQHLFVNGRPVRDKLLTGALRAGYMDVLAGGRHPAAVLFLTCDPHSVDVNVHPAKAEVRFREPDAARGLVVSALRHALAGAGHRASSTGGAAVLNVARPEPFADQPLLRPAYQSDYRPAPSWSAPRPSAEAVSTAFAFQAPPEMPGFAEAPGFADAAGFATASARVEPETAVPDDAPLGAARAQLHENWIVSQTRDGFIIVDQHAAHERLVYERLKAQAESRGIAAQALLIPEIVELSEGDAARILAIADELAGLGLVIEPFGGGAIAVREVPALLRKLDAKGLIRDILDDLADQGASDRLKARVDAVLSSMACHGSVRSGRRMSAEEMNALLREMERTPRSGQCNHGRPTWVELKLSDIERLFGR; encoded by the coding sequence ATGAAAAGCGAGACCCCCCAAATACGTCCTGTCATCCGTCAGCTCGACGAATCCGCTGCCAACCGGATCGCCGCCGGAGAGGTGGTCGAGCGACCCGCTTCGGCGGTGAAAGAGCTGGTCGAGAACGCGCTCGACGCGGGCGCGAGCCGGATTGGCGTGGCGATTTCCAAGGGCGGCAAAGCCTTGATCCGCGTCAGCGACGACGGCTGGGGCATGACCGGCGCCGACCTGCCGCTGGCGTTGTCGCGTCACGCGACCTCGAAGATCGACGGCTCGGATTTGCTCGACATCCGCAGTTTCGGCTTTCGCGGCGAGGCGCTGCCCAGCCTTGGCGCGGTCGGCCGGCTGACGATCACCAGCCGCGCCGAGGGCCATGACGCGGCGCAGATCACCGTCGCGGGCGGGCGCGGCGGCGAGGTTCGCCCGGCGGCGGGCAATCGCGGCACTGTGGTCGAGCTGCGCGATCTCTTTTTCGCGACGCCGGCGCGGCTCAAATTCATGCGCTCGGACCGGGCCGAGACGCAGGCCGTCATCGAGACCATCCGCCGCCTCGCCATGGCCGAGCCCTATGTCGCCTTCACCCTGACCGATGAGGACGAGGGCCGGGTGCTCTTTCGCGCCGATGCCGAACAGGGCGAGCTCTTTGGCGCGCTGCAAACCCGGCTCGAGCGGGTGATGGGGCGCGATTTCATCGACAATGCTTTGCCGATCGACGCGACCCGCGACGCGCTGACCCTGACCGGATTTGCGGCCTTGCCGACCTATTCGCGCGGCACGGCGGTGGCGCAGCATCTCTTCGTGAATGGCCGCCCGGTCCGCGACAAGCTGCTGACCGGAGCCCTGCGCGCGGGCTATATGGATGTGCTCGCGGGCGGCCGGCATCCGGCGGCGGTGCTCTTTCTGACCTGCGACCCCCATTCGGTCGATGTGAACGTCCATCCCGCCAAGGCCGAGGTTCGCTTCCGCGAGCCCGATGCCGCGCGCGGGCTGGTGGTCTCGGCCCTGCGCCATGCCTTGGCCGGGGCGGGGCATCGCGCCTCCTCGACCGGAGGGGCTGCGGTGCTGAACGTCGCCCGGCCCGAGCCCTTTGCCGATCAGCCGCTGCTGCGCCCGGCCTATCAGTCCGATTACCGCCCCGCGCCGTCATGGTCCGCGCCGCGTCCCTCGGCCGAGGCGGTCAGCACGGCCTTTGCCTTTCAGGCCCCGCCCGAGATGCCGGGCTTTGCCGAAGCGCCGGGATTTGCTGACGCGGCGGGCTTTGCCACCGCCTCGGCCCGTGTCGAGCCCGAGACCGCCGTGCCCGATGACGCGCCCTTGGGGGCGGCACGGGCGCAGTTGCACGAAAACTGGATCGTCTCGCAGACCCGCGACGGTTTCATCATCGTCGACCAACATGCGGCGCATGAGCGGCTGGTCTATGAGCGGCTGAAGGCGCAGGCCGAAAGCCGGGGCATTGCCGCGCAAGCACTGCTGATCCCCGAAATCGTCGAGCTTTCCGAAGGCGATGCCGCGCGGATTTTGGCGATTGCCGACGAGCTCGCCGGGCTTGGGCTGGTCATCGAGCCCTTCGGCGGCGGCGCGATTGCCGTGCGCGAGGTGCCCGCGCTGCTGCGCAAGCTCGACGCCAAGGGGCTGATCCGCGACATTCTGGACGATCTCGCCGATCAGGGCGCCTCGGATCGGCTGAAGGCGCGGGTCGATGCAGTGCTCTCGTCGATGGCTTGCCACGGCTCGGTCCGCTCGGGGCGGCGGATGAGCGCGGAGGAGATGAATGCGCTTCTGCGCGAGATGGAGCGGACGCCGCGCTCGGGTCAGTGCAACCATGGGCGCCCGACCTGGGTCGAGCTGAAGCTTTCCGATATCGAGCGGCTGTTTGGGCGCTGA
- a CDS encoding M16 family metallopeptidase — translation MIRRSFASLCFLLLASLPAGAIEIQQVTSPGGVKAWLVEDHSIPFTAFTLMFKGGASLDAPEKRGAINLMTATLEEGAGEMNSTQFAQKIEELGADVNFDVGDDALIVTARALTDNRDEVADVLKTALTTPRFDQEAIDRVRSQVELAIRSENTDPSSIAAKEMARQAWGDHPYGSSINGTLETVGKLTRDDLLDAKNRVLARDRVLVSAAGDITGAELGALLDKVLGDLPATGTAPLPQPAKLGLTGGTTVIDWDSPQTIVSFAQAGLPMSDPDYFSAYVANFILGGGGFSSRLMDEIREKRGLTYGVSTTLDNGLYGDLWRGGMASANDKVAEAVELTKTEWDRMAQGVTEKELDNAKTYLTGEYPLRFDGNSKISGILAGMQLVGLPADYVNTRNAKIEAVTADDVKRVAARMLHSPDLRFVLVGRPVGVAGASATTASDAAPAKEPEAATN, via the coding sequence ATGATCCGCCGCAGCTTCGCATCTCTCTGCTTCCTTCTGCTCGCGAGCCTGCCCGCTGGCGCGATCGAGATCCAGCAGGTCACGTCTCCGGGCGGCGTCAAGGCCTGGCTGGTCGAGGATCACTCGATCCCCTTCACCGCCTTCACCTTGATGTTCAAAGGCGGCGCGAGCCTTGATGCGCCCGAAAAGCGTGGGGCGATCAATCTGATGACCGCGACGCTCGAAGAGGGCGCGGGCGAGATGAACTCGACCCAATTCGCCCAGAAGATCGAAGAGCTCGGCGCGGATGTGAATTTCGACGTGGGCGATGACGCCCTGATCGTGACCGCCCGCGCTCTGACCGACAACCGCGATGAGGTCGCGGATGTGCTGAAAACCGCCTTGACCACGCCGCGCTTTGACCAAGAGGCGATTGACCGCGTGCGCTCGCAGGTCGAGCTGGCGATCCGTTCGGAAAACACCGATCCCTCCTCGATTGCGGCGAAGGAAATGGCGCGGCAGGCTTGGGGCGACCACCCCTATGGCAGCTCGATCAACGGCACGCTGGAGACGGTCGGCAAGCTGACGCGTGACGATCTGCTGGATGCCAAGAACCGCGTGCTGGCCCGCGACCGCGTGCTGGTTTCTGCCGCGGGCGACATCACCGGGGCCGAGCTGGGCGCGCTGCTCGACAAGGTTCTGGGCGATCTGCCCGCGACCGGCACCGCACCCTTGCCCCAGCCCGCGAAACTGGGGCTGACCGGCGGCACCACGGTCATCGATTGGGACAGCCCCCAGACCATCGTCAGCTTTGCGCAGGCCGGTCTGCCGATGAGCGATCCGGATTATTTCTCGGCCTATGTTGCGAATTTCATTCTGGGCGGCGGCGGGTTTTCCTCGCGGCTGATGGATGAGATCCGCGAAAAGCGCGGCCTGACCTATGGCGTCAGCACGACGCTCGACAACGGGCTTTACGGCGATCTGTGGCGCGGTGGCATGGCCTCGGCCAATGACAAGGTCGCCGAGGCGGTCGAGCTGACCAAGACCGAATGGGACCGCATGGCGCAGGGCGTGACCGAGAAAGAGCTCGACAATGCCAAGACTTATCTGACCGGGGAATACCCGTTGCGCTTTGACGGTAACTCCAAGATCTCGGGGATTCTCGCCGGAATGCAGCTGGTCGGCCTGCCCGCCGATTACGTCAACACCCGCAACGCCAAGATCGAAGCGGTGACGGCAGATGACGTGAAACGGGTCGCGGCGCGGATGCTGCATTCGCCCGATCTGCGCTTCGTGCTGGTCGGCCGTCCGGTCGGTGTTGCGGGGGCCTCGGCCACGACCGCCAGCGACGCCGCCCCGGCCAAAGAGCCGGAAGCGGCAACGAACTGA
- a CDS encoding heparinase II/III family protein, whose protein sequence is MNDLPPTPSPARGFVHRPEPKAIGNVDRGSQILGGELQLAGHVLKGDPFATPGLPVNVASELHGFGWLDDLAALASHPARAVVQRRVLDWIADHPEAAPGAVEWAPEVAGKRVLRWIFHSGMVLPGLDRNGSEPFFESLEKHVNFLAEHWHTSPDGKPRLETLAGLAVATIYLRGAEHLVMPALIALGEEAEAMGAETLMQPRSPESLLDACTLLVWTVEAASEAGIEAPPQLLASVGEMAPSLRALRHADGALPQFHGGGRGVPGRLDHCLRAAPGPAVSARGQAMGFARMVRGRTTVILDAAAPPTGVAAATGHASTLAFEMTVARQPLIVSCGPGMGFGPIWARASRATPCHSTLCLAGLSSSRLGPAAGDPGAAPDVLTQRPENVWAGDYDGQGRLIGPDFGLPHSGTVAHMLAGHDGWMASHGLSHLRELWLDPDGFVLDGEDSIAALDEVAQARLAEIVSDAGRAGIGFDLRFHLHAEVTPEVEGDFVHLRLAHGDDWYFSHDGTAELRIEPSCWLDPAQAGPVPTRQIVLTAVLTGQAMQIGWTLARAEGR, encoded by the coding sequence ATGAACGATTTGCCTCCGACCCCATCTCCGGCCCGAGGCTTCGTGCACCGGCCTGAACCCAAGGCGATCGGCAATGTCGATCGTGGCAGCCAGATTCTGGGCGGAGAGCTTCAGCTCGCCGGGCATGTGCTCAAGGGCGATCCCTTTGCCACGCCCGGGCTTCCGGTCAATGTCGCAAGCGAATTGCACGGCTTTGGCTGGCTCGATGATCTGGCGGCTCTGGCCAGCCATCCGGCGCGGGCGGTGGTCCAGCGCCGCGTGCTCGACTGGATCGCCGATCACCCCGAGGCCGCGCCGGGCGCGGTCGAATGGGCGCCCGAGGTTGCGGGCAAGCGCGTGCTGCGCTGGATCTTCCATTCCGGCATGGTCCTGCCCGGCCTTGATCGCAACGGCTCGGAGCCGTTTTTCGAATCGCTTGAAAAGCATGTGAACTTTCTGGCCGAGCATTGGCACACCAGCCCCGACGGCAAACCCCGGCTGGAAACTTTGGCTGGTCTGGCCGTCGCCACCATCTATCTGCGCGGCGCCGAACATCTGGTCATGCCCGCGCTGATCGCGCTTGGCGAAGAGGCCGAGGCGATGGGGGCCGAGACGCTGATGCAGCCGCGCTCGCCCGAATCCCTGCTCGATGCCTGCACGCTGCTGGTCTGGACGGTCGAGGCCGCGAGTGAGGCCGGGATCGAGGCCCCGCCGCAGCTTCTCGCAAGCGTCGGCGAGATGGCGCCAAGCCTGCGCGCGCTACGCCATGCCGATGGCGCGTTGCCGCAGTTTCACGGCGGCGGACGCGGCGTGCCGGGGCGGCTTGACCATTGCCTGCGCGCGGCGCCCGGCCCCGCGGTCTCGGCGCGCGGTCAGGCGATGGGCTTTGCGCGGATGGTGCGCGGGCGCACGACGGTGATCCTTGACGCGGCGGCGCCGCCGACCGGGGTGGCTGCGGCGACGGGGCACGCCTCGACGCTGGCCTTCGAGATGACGGTCGCGCGCCAGCCGCTCATCGTGTCCTGCGGCCCGGGCATGGGCTTTGGCCCGATCTGGGCGCGGGCGAGCCGGGCGACGCCCTGCCATTCGACGCTTTGTCTGGCCGGGCTGTCCTCGTCGCGGCTGGGTCCGGCGGCGGGCGATCCCGGCGCGGCGCCCGATGTGCTGACCCAGCGCCCGGAGAATGTCTGGGCCGGGGATTATGACGGGCAGGGCCGCCTGATCGGGCCGGATTTCGGCCTGCCTCATTCCGGCACCGTCGCCCATATGCTGGCGGGCCATGACGGCTGGATGGCCAGTCACGGGCTCAGCCATCTGCGCGAGCTTTGGCTCGATCCCGACGGCTTCGTGCTGGACGGCGAGGATTCGATCGCGGCGCTCGACGAGGTCGCGCAGGCCCGGCTGGCCGAGATCGTCAGCGATGCGGGTCGTGCGGGCATCGGTTTTGACCTGCGCTTCCACCTGCACGCCGAGGTCACGCCCGAGGTCGAGGGCGATTTCGTTCATCTGCGGCTGGCCCATGGCGATGACTGGTATTTCTCGCATGACGGCACGGCGGAACTGCGCATCGAGCCCTCCTGTTGGCTGGATCCCGCGCAAGCCGGGCCGGTTCCGACGCGGCAGATCGTCCTTACCGCGGTCTTGACCGGGCAGGCGATGCAGATTGGCTGGACCTTGGCGCGGGCAGAGGGTAGGTGA
- a CDS encoding M16 family metallopeptidase, with protein sequence MRLAALALLVSAAPAFAEMPKGISHFTLPNGLEAVVIEDHRAPVVVQMVWYKIGSADETAGKSGIAHYLEHLMFKGTEKLAPGELSKTVTANGGMDNAFTSYDFTTYFQRIASDRLPLIMEMESDRMENLRIGPDDWQAERQVVLAERAQRTDSDPSALFGEERNAVQYYNSPYGRPVIGWRQEMEGLTRDDALDWYSRHYAPNAAVLVVAGDVSAEKVRQLAEKYYGPIPAKPDAPRKARPQEPEQASPRRMERVDARVPQPSMVRTILAAQRKPGDQKEAAALTLLAELLGGSAQTSVLAQKVVLPGKALYAGVSYDGMSVDPTTFAITLMPGPGVSNADAEAALDQALADFLKDGPDPAQLERVKTEIRAAQVYKQDSAHGRAYDYGQGLAVGLSVEDVNDWPTILAAVTVDDIRAAAEKVLTSKASVTGWLLPAGPADATAAADAPAAPANAPLNSTQEVAQ encoded by the coding sequence ATGCGTCTTGCCGCCCTCGCCCTTCTGGTCTCTGCCGCCCCGGCCTTTGCAGAGATGCCGAAGGGGATCAGTCATTTCACCTTGCCGAACGGGCTGGAGGCCGTGGTCATCGAAGACCACCGCGCCCCGGTCGTCGTGCAAATGGTGTGGTATAAGATCGGCTCTGCCGATGAAACCGCAGGCAAATCCGGGATTGCGCATTACCTCGAGCATCTGATGTTCAAGGGCACGGAAAAGCTCGCGCCCGGCGAGCTGTCGAAAACCGTGACCGCCAATGGCGGCATGGACAATGCCTTCACCAGCTATGATTTCACCACCTATTTCCAGCGCATCGCCAGTGACCGCCTGCCGCTGATCATGGAGATGGAATCCGACCGCATGGAAAATCTGCGCATCGGCCCCGATGATTGGCAGGCCGAGCGTCAGGTCGTGCTGGCCGAACGCGCGCAGCGCACCGACAGCGATCCCTCGGCGCTCTTTGGCGAAGAGCGCAATGCGGTTCAGTATTACAACAGCCCCTATGGCCGCCCGGTGATCGGCTGGCGCCAAGAGATGGAGGGGCTGACCCGCGACGACGCGCTGGATTGGTACAGCCGCCATTACGCCCCGAATGCCGCTGTTCTGGTGGTGGCGGGCGATGTCTCGGCTGAAAAGGTCCGCCAATTGGCCGAGAAATATTACGGCCCGATCCCGGCCAAACCCGATGCGCCGCGCAAAGCGCGCCCGCAAGAGCCCGAACAGGCCTCACCCCGCCGGATGGAGCGCGTCGACGCTCGCGTGCCGCAGCCGAGCATGGTGCGCACGATTCTGGCCGCGCAGCGCAAGCCCGGCGATCAGAAAGAGGCCGCCGCTTTGACGCTTCTGGCCGAATTGCTGGGCGGTTCTGCCCAGACCTCGGTGCTGGCGCAAAAGGTCGTCCTGCCCGGCAAGGCGCTTTATGCGGGCGTCTCCTATGACGGGATGTCGGTCGATCCGACCACCTTCGCGATCACGCTGATGCCGGGGCCGGGGGTCAGCAATGCGGACGCCGAAGCGGCACTCGATCAGGCTTTGGCCGATTTCCTCAAGGACGGCCCCGATCCCGCCCAGCTTGAACGCGTCAAAACCGAGATCCGCGCGGCGCAGGTCTACAAACAGGATTCCGCCCATGGCCGCGCCTATGATTACGGGCAGGGTCTGGCGGTCGGTCTGTCGGTCGAGGATGTGAACGACTGGCCGACGATTCTCGCGGCGGTGACGGTCGATGACATCCGCGCCGCGGCGGAGAAGGTGCTGACCAGTAAGGCCTCGGTGACGGGCTGGCTTTTGCCCGCAGGCCCGGCTGACGCGACCGCTGCGGCTGACGCGCCTGCGGCTCCGGCCAATGCGCCGCTCAACTCGACTCAGGAGGTGGCCCAATGA
- a CDS encoding DUF3035 domain-containing protein, producing the protein MRATLLTMTMLTLAACSTDPHLMSIKSDQRGPDEFAIVPTKPLTIPTDLNALPAPTPGGSNITDPTPAADAVAALGGNPAQLSAQGVGAADGALLAYTGRLGREGNIRQVTAQEDLAWRSRHSRRLLEVIAHTNVYYRAYEPMTLDSWTEIERWRTTGVQTPSAPPRGYSATGAVTAPKKAQAPDHMRK; encoded by the coding sequence CTGCGGGCAACTCTGCTGACGATGACCATGCTGACGCTGGCGGCGTGTAGCACCGATCCGCATCTGATGAGCATCAAATCGGATCAGCGCGGACCCGATGAATTTGCGATCGTGCCGACCAAGCCGCTGACGATCCCGACCGATCTGAACGCGCTGCCTGCGCCGACGCCGGGCGGCTCGAACATCACCGACCCGACCCCGGCGGCCGATGCGGTCGCGGCGCTTGGCGGCAATCCGGCCCAGCTTTCGGCGCAGGGCGTCGGCGCGGCCGATGGCGCGCTTCTCGCCTATACCGGCCGACTTGGCCGCGAGGGCAATATCCGGCAAGTGACCGCGCAGGAAGATCTCGCCTGGCGCAGCCGCCACTCGCGCCGCCTGCTCGAAGTCATCGCCCATACCAATGTCTATTACCGCGCCTATGAGCCGATGACGCTCGACAGCTGGACCGAGATCGAGCGTTGGCGCACCACCGGCGTGCAGACCCCTTCGGCACCGCCGCGCGGCTATAGCGCGACCGGGGCCGTGACCGCACCGAAGAAAGCACAGGCCCCCGATCACATGCGCAAGTGA
- a CDS encoding RsmB/NOP family class I SAM-dependent RNA methyltransferase, whose translation MGAVTGAGGDKPRPDRSRAGALRLLDAVATGQTLDEAAGVIERLAPAEKARARRLALETLRRVGRLEPVLDKHLARRPRPEILMLLRLATVELLALGEAPHGVVNAAVALARGMGQKGQAAAGMVNAVLRKVADEGALWASLTPQEMPDWLREPVVAAWGEEVAQAIEAAHEAGASLDLTAKPGREAPGEALPTGSHRLPVGTQVSALAGYEAGDWWVQDAAAALAAVILDPRPGERIADLCAAPGGKTMQLAAAGAEVTAIDISEHRLARVAENLARCGLSATLVASDALEWQAEAPLDAVLLDAPCSATGTIRRHPDLPLIRDDTEIPEIVALQAELIDHALEQLKPGGRLVYATCSLLPAEGEEQIRAALARHPGLTVEPPTVPGIAPEWITPEGGLRLRPDLWPERGGMDGFYIARLRLAADAT comes from the coding sequence ATGGGCGCTGTCACCGGCGCTGGCGGGGACAAACCACGCCCCGACCGCTCACGTGCGGGCGCTTTGCGGCTGCTCGACGCGGTGGCCACCGGCCAGACGCTGGACGAGGCCGCGGGCGTGATCGAGCGTCTGGCCCCGGCCGAAAAGGCCCGAGCCCGCCGACTTGCGCTGGAAACCCTGCGCCGGGTCGGACGGCTTGAGCCGGTGCTGGACAAGCATCTCGCCCGCCGTCCGCGCCCTGAAATCCTGATGCTGCTGCGTCTGGCCACGGTCGAACTGTTGGCCTTGGGCGAGGCGCCCCACGGCGTCGTCAATGCCGCTGTCGCTCTGGCGCGTGGCATGGGCCAGAAGGGGCAGGCAGCGGCAGGCATGGTCAATGCGGTGCTGCGCAAGGTTGCCGATGAAGGCGCGCTTTGGGCGAGCCTCACGCCGCAAGAGATGCCCGATTGGCTGCGCGAGCCCGTGGTCGCCGCTTGGGGCGAAGAGGTCGCGCAGGCGATCGAGGCCGCCCATGAGGCGGGCGCATCGCTTGATCTGACCGCGAAGCCGGGGCGTGAAGCGCCGGGCGAGGCGCTGCCGACCGGCTCGCACCGCTTGCCGGTTGGGACGCAGGTCTCGGCGCTGGCGGGCTATGAGGCGGGCGATTGGTGGGTGCAGGATGCGGCGGCCGCGCTGGCGGCGGTCATCCTCGATCCACGTCCGGGCGAGCGAATCGCCGATCTTTGTGCCGCGCCGGGCGGCAAGACCATGCAGCTTGCAGCCGCAGGCGCCGAGGTCACCGCCATCGACATTTCCGAGCATCGCTTAGCGCGTGTCGCGGAAAATCTGGCGCGCTGCGGGCTGTCGGCGACGCTTGTCGCCAGTGACGCGCTGGAATGGCAGGCCGAGGCGCCTCTGGATGCGGTGCTGCTCGATGCGCCCTGTTCGGCGACCGGCACGATTCGCCGCCATCCCGATCTGCCGCTCATCCGCGACGATACCGAGATCCCCGAGATCGTCGCGCTTCAGGCCGAGCTGATCGACCATGCGCTCGAACAGCTCAAACCCGGCGGGCGGCTGGTCTATGCGACCTGCTCGCTTCTGCCAGCCGAGGGCGAAGAGCAGATCCGCGCCGCTTTGGCGCGCCATCCCGGCCTGACGGTCGAGCCGCCGACCGTGCCCGGCATTGCGCCCGAATGGATCACGCCCGAGGGCGGGCTGCGGCTGCGCCCGGATCTGTGGCCCGAGCGTGGCGGAATGGACGGGTTTTACATCGCGCGCTTGCGCCTTGCTGCCGACGCAACCTAA
- the lspA gene encoding signal peptidase II: MSDEEQEPKPKKPRVAKAAESGDPAAPKPRARKAATPKTERIASGSGRSSVQAVTEDPAPRAETRRVLSVAIGVLLIDQLLKYYVIHILKLDRVREVDVFYPWLNLRMAWNQGVNFGLFASDVEVMRWVLVAVAVAVCVWVWIWLRNTVHSAFAQISAGLLIGGALGNVIDRMTYGAVADFLNMSLPSWQNPYSFNVADIAIFAGAVGLFLQPPLRRERSETAGEAETKPAAKTSAKAAAKSAGNSATAAGAKPVGKSTSSRSKADDKTRDGAGK; encoded by the coding sequence ATGAGCGACGAAGAGCAAGAGCCCAAGCCGAAAAAGCCCCGCGTGGCCAAAGCTGCCGAGTCTGGCGACCCGGCGGCCCCGAAGCCCCGCGCGCGCAAAGCCGCGACGCCGAAGACCGAGCGCATAGCCTCGGGCTCTGGTCGCAGCTCTGTGCAGGCGGTGACCGAAGATCCCGCGCCCCGGGCTGAAACCCGGCGCGTGCTTTCGGTGGCGATCGGTGTTTTGCTGATCGACCAGCTGCTCAAATATTACGTCATCCATATCCTCAAGCTCGACCGCGTGCGCGAAGTCGATGTGTTCTATCCTTGGCTCAATCTGCGCATGGCGTGGAATCAGGGGGTGAACTTCGGGCTCTTCGCCAGCGATGTCGAAGTGATGCGCTGGGTGCTGGTCGCAGTGGCTGTCGCGGTCTGCGTCTGGGTCTGGATCTGGCTGCGAAACACCGTCCATTCGGCCTTTGCGCAGATCTCTGCCGGGCTTTTGATCGGCGGCGCGCTTGGCAATGTCATCGACCGGATGACCTATGGCGCGGTGGCCGATTTCCTGAACATGTCGCTGCCGAGCTGGCAAAACCCCTATAGTTTCAACGTCGCCGATATCGCGATCTTTGCGGGCGCGGTGGGGCTTTTCCTGCAACCGCCGCTGCGGCGCGAGCGCAGCGAGACGGCGGGCGAGGCCGAGACCAAACCCGCGGCAAAGACCAGTGCCAAAGCGGCGGCGAAGTCCGCAGGAAACAGCGCGACAGCGGCAGGCGCAAAGCCTGTCGGCAAGAGCACGTCGTCGCGCAGCAAAGCCGACGATAAGACCCGTGACGGGGCGGGCAAATAA
- the purH gene encoding bifunctional phosphoribosylaminoimidazolecarboxamide formyltransferase/IMP cyclohydrolase: MSDRVPMRRALISVSDKTGLVEFARDLSARGIEILSTGGTAKSLREAGLTVIDVADVTGFPEMMDGRVKTLHPVVHGGLLALRDNDEHMAAAATHEIGMIDLLVVNLYPFEETVAKGADYDTCIENIDIGGPAMIRAASKNHAFVSVITDVQDYAALLAELNANDGDTTYSFRQKLAQTAYARTAAYDAAVSTWMAKAIGEETPRRRAFAGTLAQTLRYGENPHQAAAFYTDGSNRAGVATAKQWQGKELSYNNINDTDAAFELVAEFDPAKGPAVAIIKHANPCGVATGASAGEAYRRAFDCDRTSAFGGIIALNTTLDAETARAITEIFTEVVIAPDATDEAREIFAAKKNLRLLTTGGLPDPAAAGDTFRQVAGGFLVQGRDNGVIRPADLKVVTKRQPTEAELKDLLFAWTVAKHVKSNAIVYAKDLATVGIGAGQMSRIDSTRIGQRKAQDMAEALGLAQPLTQGAVVASDAFFPFADGVIALADAGALAVIQPGGSMRDDEVIAAADERGLAMVFTGQRHFRH; the protein is encoded by the coding sequence ATGAGTGACCGCGTTCCGATGCGCCGCGCGTTGATTTCCGTTTCCGACAAGACCGGTCTGGTCGAGTTCGCCCGTGACCTTTCCGCGCGGGGGATCGAAATCCTCTCGACCGGCGGCACGGCGAAAAGCCTGCGCGAGGCGGGCCTGACCGTGATCGACGTGGCCGATGTCACCGGCTTCCCCGAGATGATGGATGGCCGCGTCAAGACGCTGCATCCGGTGGTTCACGGCGGCCTTCTGGCCCTGCGCGACAATGACGAGCATATGGCCGCGGCCGCGACCCATGAGATCGGGATGATCGACCTTCTGGTCGTGAACCTCTACCCGTTCGAGGAAACCGTGGCGAAAGGTGCCGATTACGACACCTGTATCGAGAATATCGATATCGGCGGCCCGGCGATGATCCGCGCGGCCTCGAAAAACCACGCATTCGTCAGCGTCATCACCGATGTTCAGGACTATGCCGCTCTGCTGGCAGAGCTGAACGCGAACGACGGCGACACCACCTATAGCTTCCGCCAGAAGCTCGCCCAGACTGCCTATGCGCGCACGGCGGCCTATGATGCGGCTGTGTCCACCTGGATGGCAAAGGCGATTGGCGAGGAAACCCCGCGCCGCCGCGCTTTTGCTGGCACCTTGGCCCAGACCCTGCGCTATGGCGAGAACCCGCATCAGGCGGCGGCTTTCTACACCGACGGCTCGAACCGGGCCGGTGTGGCGACGGCCAAGCAATGGCAGGGCAAGGAACTTTCCTACAACAACATCAACGACACCGATGCCGCCTTTGAGCTGGTCGCCGAATTCGACCCGGCCAAGGGCCCGGCGGTCGCGATCATCAAGCACGCGAATCCCTGCGGTGTGGCGACTGGCGCCAGCGCGGGCGAGGCCTATCGCCGCGCCTTCGACTGCGACCGGACCTCGGCCTTTGGCGGGATCATCGCGCTGAACACGACGCTCGACGCTGAAACCGCCCGCGCGATCACCGAGATCTTCACCGAAGTCGTCATCGCCCCCGATGCGACCGATGAAGCGCGCGAGATCTTTGCGGCGAAGAAAAACCTGCGTCTGCTGACCACCGGCGGCCTGCCTGATCCGGCGGCGGCGGGCGACACCTTCCGTCAGGTCGCGGGTGGCTTTCTGGTGCAGGGCCGGGACAATGGCGTGATCCGGCCTGCCGACCTCAAGGTCGTGACCAAGCGTCAGCCGACCGAGGCCGAGCTGAAGGATCTGCTCTTCGCCTGGACCGTCGCCAAACACGTCAAGTCGAATGCGATCGTCTATGCCAAGGATCTGGCAACGGTCGGGATCGGCGCGGGCCAGATGAGCCGCATCGATTCGACCCGGATCGGGCAGCGCAAGGCGCAGGACATGGCTGAGGCGCTGGGTCTGGCCCAGCCGCTGACGCAAGGCGCGGTCGTGGCCTCGGATGCCTTCTTCCCCTTCGCGGATGGCGTGATCGCTCTGGCCGATGCCGGCGCGCTTGCGGTGATCCAGCCGGGCGGCTCGATGCGTGACGATGAAGTCATCGCTGCCGCCGATGAGCGCGGTCTTGCCATGGTCTTTACCGGCCAGCGCCATTTCCGCCACTGA